A window of Salvia splendens isolate huo1 chromosome 8, SspV2, whole genome shotgun sequence genomic DNA:
AGCCAAATGAAGACTACTGTGGCAACAAAGAAAGGGTAGCGGGTGAAGAAGTTGTCGATCGAAACCAAAATGGACTCCAAGCTGATTCTGCCGGGAGCTTCTTCAGCTGAGAGAGTCGTGGTGGTTTCAATGGCGAAACACGAAACTGGGAAAGTGAATCCGAAGAATGGGAATGCGAATTGGGGTTTGAGGCTTAGTTTGTGGGAATTGAGAAAAGAGAGGTTTTGGGACAAATTATGGGGGGAAATGGTGGTTGTTTGAGGTTTTTGGGGTAGTTTGCAAATGCGGATGCAATTTGAGTGTGTTCTTGGAGTTTTGTTTTTGGGATTTTTACAAGGGTTTAATGATGGTGGTGAAGCTCCGAGGCATATGGAAAGAGACTCCATGGAGAGAGATGGAGTGGCCTTGGATCTATGATATGATGAAATTAGATGATAAGATTTGATGGCGCCATATGCAACGGCCCTTAATTACTACTTTCACCACTTTTTCCAAGCGAGGGTCAACTTATTAATTAtctcaccctctctctctctctctctcacacacacacacacacacagcatGCTGATTAATTAGTCATATAGTACTAGTACAAACTAGTAACCTACCACCCAAAGCAAGAACGTTGAGCTAATGTAGAGTTATAAATTTTCATTATACTAAcataatctagacagaattagaGTATCATCCTTCAAGAAAGCCCTGGAGCCCTGCTTTGGTCATGCTCTTGCCCTTTAAGCCTCTTCTCAAACCCTCCCAAATACTCCTCCATACATGATCTATACATATCCATCCCGGGAACCTTCACAGCCAGTTCCAACCCCATACTCATCCACTTCTTCGCCATCTCCACCTGCCCCACCTTCGCCGGGAGAGCCGCCCGGTTCCACGCTGTCATGGCCAGCCATTTCGCCTCTTCACTCGGGTAGCTCCCCTCCTTCAATCCAACCATGATCCGGTACGCCTGCTTGTACCTCTCCATTATGGACTCGTCGTCCGGCTCTCCCTTCTGGATGCTGTCAACGGTTATTAGGTTTCTGAGGACCAGAGCTACAGTTTGGTAATCCGGTGAGGGGGAGGCGAGAAGGGCGGCCAGAGACGAGTTGAGAGCCAAGGCTGCCACTTCAGGGTTGGACCGTGGCCCCTGCAACGCCTCAAGCCCAATCTGGACCAGATGTTTCAGGTTGCAGCATTTCGAGCTGGCAAAATTTTTCACAAGCTGGAGCTGTTGGCTGCCTCCATCGCTTAGCCTTGAGTACAGATCGGAGGCGCTCCAAGTGTACACAAAGAAGAAGTGAGGCTCGATTGCTGCGATCTGATCGTCATTTTTCTTGATGCTGCTCGAGCTTGATGTTAGAATCTGCATCAAATGATTTAGGAAAGTAGAGTGACATGGTTATACAAAAAAAAGGTAAGTAGAGTTATATGGGCTGTACAAAAAAAGGTAAGTAATCTAGATACCTTTCCTGCCCTGCCTAACAGCTCGATTGCTTGTCTGATTTCAGGTTCCAGCAACGTACCCTTCTGATGCTTTTCCTCCGCAATAATGGCGGATACTGCCAGTATTATTGATTTACAAACCATCTCTTCATTTCCCTCAGTATCACCATCACCTATGATTTTATATAACTCGGATGCCAGTTTGAAGAACTCAGATGATAGCTCGTAGTTCTTCTCCTGCCCAGTTCTTACTCCAAAGTTCCAAGCATTTGCAGCTAGCCAGTTCTTCTCTCGTCTTCCAACCTCACATTTTCCAAAGAAGATGTCAGCTCCGACTTCAGATTGCCGGACATGAGCACGTTTCATGTGTTTGAGGACATCAGTGTCATTTCCTGGCTCCTGACTTAAAATTGTGATCATTGTGCGGAATACTACAGCCTCATTGATTGGCATTGCTTTTCCTGAGTTGTAAAAAGTCAAGAGCTGGGATAGTGAGGCAACAGCGACAGGAATGGAATGGCACGCGACAGCTTCATGTGCTGAGAGGGAAATGAATTCTGTGGTGAAGTCAAGGCAGCTAGGCATTGCTTGCATCTGAGCAATGGCGCTGCTGTGGTCCTTCTTTTGCAACAAAATCTTAAACTGCACGTTGCAGATCTTACGAGTCAGCGGAAGCAATAATTTAAGAGGCCGCTTGTTTGTTAAGCTCAAGGAAGAGAATTTCTTGACAAACATGTTCTTACCTTTAGGAAGGAACTTGTTATGTTTGGTTCTAACTGCATAAACAAAACAACATCGATATAAGGTTAATATAATAGTTTGTGAAATTGATTTGACAATCTCAGTGAGTACCTTCTCAGCCTCATCTATATATTCTTGAGCTCTATCCAGTTGCAAGAGGCCTAGGTAGCACAAGCACAGAACTCGATATCCCTTAGCTTTTAGAATTCTGTTCTCTATCCCATGAGGTACATATAACATGGATTTCTCAAACATCTCAGCACTAAGCACATAATCTTTTGATCGGAAATGTTCAGTTGCACTGCAAAAAACAAGATCAAAGTACAAGTTCATAGCCATTTATTGATCAAAGCCACTAAACAAGCCTTATTCTCATCCTATGTGAGTGTGCTTCCTACCAAACTATCTCAATTTGCTTTCCATTGAACTAACCAACCAGTATAAGTTTGCTTTCATTAAGCATCTTAGCAAGCCTAATCTCATTAAGATATGTTCTTTTTGTTTATCACAAAGAACGATGGAAAACAGTTACTCTCAAGATTGCCAGAAGTTTACCAGTTCCAAAGAAGAGCATGCATGGTTGTCCTTTCTTTAGCATCTCTGTCAAATAAAGCCACCATCCTCTCATCCGAAACCAACTCACCCACAACTTTGGCTTTCACCTTCATTCCTTCACCGTTGCTCAGTCCATTTCCAACCACCCTATTGATAACCCTAATAGCTGCACCGGCACTAACATGGCAACGCCCCAACAGGCCCAGAAACACTGCTTTGACAGTCTCGGCACCTGCTGCACCCGCGGCAAGGAAGTATGATTCCACAGCCGATACCCACACACACTCAGGTATCCCCTTGTTCAGTACCATGCCTTTCAACTCCTTCTCCGCCTCTGCAAACCTCCCCAACCCTAACCATGCCTTCATTGCCAGTACGCTCAAGCTAGGATGGCTGTCCCCGGCACTCCCGACCTCCCTCAAGACCTTCACGCATTTCAACACACTCTCGAATTCATCGTTCTGCAGATGAGCAGCGGCGATGAATCGCAAAGTCTTCAACCGCAGCTCCTTCAAACTCAATGTATCCTCAGTCCGTTTCACCACTCTAAGCCCCTTCCCACACAGCTCCAGCGCATCATTCATCAACTTCAACGCCTCATTTACAGTGGAAACTTCACTCGTTGATAGCAATGTCTTTCCAAAACTTAAGTACTGATGAGCTAGGGCATTATAATTCCTCGAAACTCCAAACAGGACATTTTTAGACCTGTTTAACAATGCAATAGCCAAATTTCGATCTGAAACTTCCCAggaagatcgagatcgggctaGGTTAAGATCTAAGAGCAATTTCCGCTCGTCGTAATCGGAAACTGAGTTAATTTCAATATTGGATACGAGGTCGGTGGCTTTCTCGAAACAATTGTTAGCGAAATCAAATTTCCTCAGATCAAACCAGACCAAACCGGTTTTGTAGAAGAACAGCGCCGCTTTGAAGGCCGGAGAAGGAATCCCCGCCACATCGGAGGTGGCGAGTAGCATTTCGGCCGCGAGTTGGCGGAGCTTAGCAAGCTCCTCGGAGATCTTCTGGCTGGAGGCATTGGAGAGGTCGACGCAGACATTCCAGAGGCGGTAGCTTAGTTTCCAGACGAAAAGCTTGGCGGAATTGGGCAGGGGAACGAGTTGACTGAGCTGAGCAAGGGGTAGTTGAATCTCGGAGGCGTATGAATCTGGCAAAGGATGCGCCGGAGGGTGACGCTCAAGCGATTTGATTGCGGTCTCGATCTTCGAGAGCACGGCTGATTGATCGGAGTCGCTGTCGACGGTAACGGTGGAGGATCGGCGTTGCTCTGGTGTAGGGGAGATCTCGGCGATCCTCATAACGATTGGCgggaaatgaagagagaattgGGGGAAGTGAGTCTTCTTTAGAGCGTAAATAGAGAATTTAACGAACCAATTATCTCAACGGCTATCTCAGTGAGAATATGTAATCTCTATTCATTGTTATAAACAAATGTTGCTTAATACCATTATTCTGTATAGTTGTTACTACTAAAATACTTGTATCAAATTGATCATTAAatcttaatttatttcataatacATTAACATCGTCGGATTAATCACACAACCATCATAAAAATGCGTAAGAAGATTAATACAACATCACAAACATTAGAAACAGTACAACAAATTAGAGTATCATCACATTAGCTTTTACAACAGTCTAGGAATTAATAAGGCTATTTAATCCCTTCTTTTCACAAATACTAAGTTGCTGAAAGGTTCAACATTACATGAAGAAATTGGAGCGGGTTAACACTAGTAGTTACCGGATTGGTCATCAGTCTCAGCATCGATCTCTAGTGATTAGTGCAGGTATGCAGTTTGGTACTGGTAGGGACTCGGGAAGAAGCTTCCATGGCTTGGAGAAAAGTTATATGTCGGAGCACCCATAAACGAAGGAACATGGTGCTCGGTGTAAGCATAAGGTCGTTCATAGATGTACTGTGGATACCTTCCATGGAAGTTCTTGTCGTTAGCAGCACGGGGTGCGTGCCCAACACCATTTGCACGAGGTCTTTTGGGTTGTGGTTTGGCAACTTCTGTTGCACGTTTCTTGTCCGCCTTAGCTTTCTCAATCTCAACGAGCTGCTTCTGGAGTGGATCTATGGGAAATTGCTCCTCGAGCTTGTGATCTTCAATGCACTTGATCACGGCTTTGAGTGCAGTCAGCTCTTTCTCGTTGACATCAACCTGCAACCAAAGGACTATTGTTTCACCCAAACATAGGATATGTACAAAATTATAAGTACCACAGAAAGGAACTGTGATTTCACCAAATGTGTTCTCGACTTCTAGATGCAGAAGgtttgttttaaaaatataaaagcaGAGATAAGCTTCACCGAATAAGAAATATATCGAGGCACAAGAAAGGGACCTGTCGAGAAGCACCAGGGGACACATTTCCAGATTTGGCAGGTGATGGCACTTTTCTGGCCTCATACAAGTATGATTTCAGTAGTGAAATAGGTGGAAACTGATTAGTGAGCTCAAAAGCAAACGCCAAATTCACAGCATCAATATGCCTTCCATTTTTTATCAGAACATCTATCACACCTATTAAACCATGAAATCAAAACGTGAACACAAAGAAGATCTATAGTTTGATAGCTCTGTTTTGTTAGCAACTTTAAGTAAAGTTTCATGCGATGTACAACCAACAATATTTGGGAGCCGGAAGTAAGAAGCAGTTTAGAGGTTAATGGAATTAGTCATAGTAATCAACCTGGCATTTTGTCCGACAAACCGAGAAAACGGCATAACTCAGCTGTCTGACGACGGCGAGAAACCATGGGTATTAACTTGGACAAGCTCTCCTGATCAAAACGTGAATTAATGCCAAATGTAGCCAGAAGTTGTAGGAATGCATGTGCTTCCAACGAATTTCCATTGCTGGCATCAGCATCGAGATCATCCAACTTCGGTTGCCAATCTTCAGCTATCAATTTTGCTCTTTCTTTAGCATTTTCTGAGATAAAAGCAGAGATGGTGTTTGCATCCAGATTTATGAATAAACTGCAAAGGCACTCCATCAGCATGATACAAGTGCGGCGAAGGCCCAATAGATTTGAATCTTTTTTAGCATCTACATTTGGCATGTCCGTGCCATAGAAACCTTTCAGAGAGTCCAGAACAAGAGAGGCAGGGTCAGCAGCAGCCTTGAGTGCTGTTGGAATTTCCTCCCTTAAAGCAGTAAGGTTCTTGCGGTTGTCTGATATAAATTTGTGTAGGCCCTCTGAATTCATCTCTTGGCATAATTTTACTAGCTCTGGGTAAGACTTGATCACCACATTCATACATCCAACAGATCTTTTCATGACATCCATGTTACCCGCAATTACATGTGTGTCTGGTATCTTTTCCTCTGTACCAGGCGCTTCCATTTTATTTTCGCTATTACAGAGACCTGAATCCACAGATAAAGGCGTATCACACTTTCCCATAGCAGTTATAATAGCTGAGACAGCAGCATCCCGCTTCTCTTGAAGTCTCTGAAGTGATGCTTGCTCATTTGTCATTACAGCTGCTTTGCGCTTCTCCAGCATCTCCTTGGATTCAACTATTTTCGTGTTGAAGTCTTTTTCTTGTTCCTCCAGTTCTGTGAAACGCCTCTTCAGAGACTTCTGAAGTCCATGAAAATGCTCTTCTAGTTGCTTCCATTTCACGTTGAGAGTCACAGCTCGATGACTTTCAAGTTCTGCAAATGCTTTCTGAAGTTGTTGTATCTTAGAGGCTGTCGAGTCAATCAGAGTGCCGGTGGATAAGTTGTCTTCCATGACATAGAAATCCTGGCTAAAGCATAAGCAGATTCAGTTGAGCTTAAAGAAAGGGATCGAGTGGAGCAAAATTCATAGCACAAAAACATGGGAATGATGAATAGGTCTATGGTAACATAAGATCTGCAAATCAAAGCCATTAAAGCCACTATACATAAGCACTGACTAAAATATAGTGCATATAACAATTGAATCGTACAACAGTGGATGGAAATTACAAGCCATGCcatcaaaaagtaaaaaatcttGGGCTGTGCATGTACCTAGGAGAAAATCCAGCTGAAATTACTCCAAAAGGAATATGTAGTGTTTTGACTGGAAAGCAGCTGCAAAATAGCCATCAAAACCAGAACAAAATTGAGCAGCTGATATACTTGGTTAACAAAGTTAAGATGTAACTTGCTGCAAAATTGAGCAGCTGATATACTTGCTGCCAAAATCAAGATGTAATTCGAAATGCAGGCATCACAAAATTAGTCGTGGTAAAGGAAGTAATGACGTTCCAGTTTTCCGACGATCTTCTAACGATTAACTATAGCTCGTGCTAAATTATCAAAACTTTAAGTCAAGAAGAAACCAAGAGATAAACTATTGAGCAAAATAAAAAAGGGAAATAAATTGACAAGCCATTTCAAACGCGTAACCCAAAACCTAAAAATTTATCCCGCTAGCAATCGCCCGAAACACTCAGGCGCAAGTCAAATTGACAAATGCAGCTGCAATTAGCAGCATCACAGATCAAATTTTCAAACTACACGACATTGATTCACAATCACCGGCAACAAGACTACAAAAATCACAGAAAAGACGACAGCTGATCTGGTAGAGAGAAGAAGCGCGAACTCACCGATCGGATTGGAAATTCAGGGCATGTTGAGGCAGGGAGCGAGGGTTTGGTTTCGGATTGGGAATCCCTAGAGAGAGGAATAGAATGTTGGTTGTTTGAAAGAGGAAAGTGTGAGGGGAATAGTAGAGGGTATATTTACGTCAGGTCAGAGTTAGTCTCCGACAGCTACACGCACAAAAAGCGCGCACTCTCACGCTGACACCACGTGCATCTCCTTATTACATTCCCCTTTTTTCTTCTGCCACTACTCTAATTGCTATCACCACTCCCACTTCTAATTTTGCAATATGAacatttcttttccttttttttattctttaaaaaatGTGAGAAAATTGTAATATTGCGGAAATCAGGATTAATTTTAAGTCCATTATTTGCTTGATTTTACAAAAGTAGTCTGTATTATGTTGTGTGTCTTACTTAGCACTGCACAACAATCGAGTGTATGAACACGGCGGCCAAATCTCATTTACATTCTATGATTCCAAAATATATCTAATAAAGATAACAATCAGATTAACTTGACTGTTTTTTTATTAGCCCTACTTAACTCTAAGACCATGTAAATCGGTGGGGAGTGGTCGACCTCCACCTCATTtaggaattaaagaaaaattgaaacCCAAGGTCTCTCTCCCTCTTCGACCACGGTCCCTTTGAGGGCAATCACAGACCACCTGGTCTTCATCCATATTAATTACATCAGCCAATGAGATTGTGCAAATGGCACAATATTTGCACAATCTCATTGgttgataaatattttattttaaattaaaatattttttttatatattatgtccaaaaattataaaaaattatgttaaattttataatttttcatcCTTTATAAATAGAGACCGCATTTGctatagttttaaataaaaaaataattatcttTTCTCCTCCCATAATCCTTCTTTGATACAAAttcatggagtattttttttaaagcttTTTTTGCTAGTTTTGCactaattatgtattttaaatttcgtattttaattattgtagtttatattcttttatttgtttattttcataatttatcatgtgttatttattgtgtttatataaattttattgtgctataataaatattttataagttaatattattataataaaataatataaaattaattatatattggtGTGGTTGGGTGGTCATTGATAAGTCATAAAAAATGTGTGGTTGGGTTGGATGAATATTAATGATGTGTAGGagatagaaattaattaaatattgaaaaagtaaaTGGTTGAGTTGGGTTGAGTGATTGTTGATAAACATGGTCTAAGTTTTACATATGTTTGTATTTCGAGCCACCGTAGGgtattattcaaattaaatctaataataaaaatcaatctatatattttttttacttgaacATCCTAAATTTGTATTATAAATGtatacaaaaattaagaaaagtAATCATACGACAAAATTAAAGTTGAAGATCCAATACATtccaaaaaaaaacttcataaattAGTGATAAATTATTCAATAATAGTTTAACTTCGTAGAATGTAAGTGTCTGAAAGATGAATATGAAATCTAAATATTTGAATAACATTTTCTTTTACATTGATAATATTTTGAGCTTCAATTAGATTATTCACTTTACGTCATATTGTTCAAACTTTTCACCatttatgaaaaaattataacaaagattaagaaaaaaatatttatcgtGTTAAGtgtagagataataaaataagagagaaaaaaaaagtacgaaagacaaatatattaattattatcatatatgaaaatgactcaattataattaaacatcccaaaatagaaaaattactCAACTTTAGTGGAACGATAAGAGtataagttttattttcaagtttattttctttaagtttTATTTATCCTTCTTTATGATTTTCTTTGTCCGACATAAATGcctcattttttaaataaaaagatagaCCTTTGCATTATCTCTCttgaattttcaatttattgaTACTTTTAGCTGACTTATTAAACGAGCTATCACACTCGATTGTGGCATCATTCAATCCATCTCACGACTCATCAGACAATTTCTACATCCCGTTTGTGGCGTCATTCATCTACATGTATCAAGTCTTCTGCCTTTTTCCTAATTGATTCATCGCCGTTCATCTAACAAGCGATGAGAATCATGCCATTAGCTAAATTGATCTATCATTTTCTACGTGATGGAGTTTTGCTCATATTAGATGAAAGTGAAAATAAGACCAGATCCTGATTTTAAGTCATACAGTAAATTGACAATCTACTATGTAATGCTATGCTCGTTTAATgcatattttttaatcaaagaCGCTCTTTGTGGGCGGGAGGTTTAGGCAGATCCCAACCCGTAAATAAGATCAAAATGTAACTCGTTTAATGCATGTTTACCTCATGTGATATGCTAACAAAACAAATAACGCCAAATGTAACATTAGTGGTCAAATTGGTGTAATGAAAAATAGTATTCTTTCAATTCTTtgttaattgagttatttttatattttataaagttaaagataattaaattatttttattttcttaaaaaagtttattttattttttcgtaTTTCCTACAAGGATTTGGCGGAGAAGTAACAGAATCCAAGAGTTCCTTTTTAAACAGAAAAATTAATTCTCTAGGAGAAGATAGTGTGATTAAACAATTACTAAACAGTAAACGTAGAAAGAAGGAAGACAGAATAATAAGCAGTAGCCTTCTTCACCTTCTTCACCTTCTCCAATCTCCATCATCCCACAGCTAATTCAATGGGAGAATCCATCTCCTCTCCCACCACTCCGATCCACATCTTCTCCACTTTACTTTCCCCATTCAACGACACCGATTCcgattccaattccaattccaattccaattccaattccaattccaattccgatTCCGATTCCGACATGACAAAAAAGCCCCTGAGCTTGTGGCCAGGAATGTACCATTCACCCGTCACGATTGCCATTTGGGAGACGAGATCCAAAACACGATTTCTGTCAAGGTACAAACAAATTCATTGCCTCTGTTTCAATAATTCATTCGTAATTACAATTACCCCAACAATTGACATTATAATTACAATTAAGTGCCTAAACCATCAGAACACTCCTACATCTGATGATTAATTTTACAATTGAAGTTGGATTGTGAGCTGTTCTTTGACATACATTTTATATTAGCACTGCGCAGACGATGACAGCACTACTAGACCGCTGTATCTGGTTACTGCCTCCATCGACAAGATGGTGCTGAAGAAGCCAATAAGTGTTGATATTGATTTGCGTGTTTCCGGTGCAGTTACCTGGGTTGGCCGATCCTCTATCGAGATTCAGCTAGATGTTACACAGCCTCCCACTCGT
This region includes:
- the LOC121744126 gene encoding TPR repeat-containing protein ZIP4-like — protein: MRIAEISPTPEQRRSSTVTVDSDSDQSAVLSKIETAIKSLERHPPAHPLPDSYASEIQLPLAQLSQLVPLPNSAKLFVWKLSYRLWNVCVDLSNASSQKISEELAKLRQLAAEMLLATSDVAGIPSPAFKAALFFYKTGLVWFDLRKFDFANNCFEKATDLVSNIEINSVSDYDERKLLLDLNLARSRSSWEVSDRNLAIALLNRSKNVLFGVSRNYNALAHQYLSFGKTLLSTSEVSTVNEALKLMNDALELCGKGLRVVKRTEDTLSLKELRLKTLRFIAAAHLQNDEFESVLKCVKVLREVGSAGDSHPSLSVLAMKAWLGLGRFAEAEKELKGMVLNKGIPECVWVSAVESYFLAAGAAGAETVKAVFLGLLGRCHVSAGAAIRVINRVVGNGLSNGEGMKVKAKVVGELVSDERMVALFDRDAKERTTMHALLWNCATEHFRSKDYVLSAEMFEKSMLYVPHGIENRILKAKGYRVLCLCYLGLLQLDRAQEYIDEAEKLEPNITSSFLKFKILLQKKDHSSAIAQMQAMPSCLDFTTEFISLSAHEAVACHSIPVAVASLSQLLTFYNSGKAMPINEAVVFRTMITILSQEPGNDTDVLKHMKRAHVRQSEVGADIFFGKCEVGRREKNWLAANAWNFGVRTGQEKNYELSSEFFKLASELYKIIGDGDTEGNEEMVCKSIILAVSAIIAEEKHQKGTLLEPEIRQAIELLGRAGKILTSSSSSIKKNDDQIAAIEPHFFFVYTWSASDLYSRLSDGGSQQLQLVKNFASSKCCNLKHLVQIGLEALQGPRSNPEVAALALNSSLAALLASPSPDYQTVALVLRNLITVDSIQKGEPDDESIMERYKQAYRIMVGLKEGSYPSEEAKWLAMTAWNRAALPAKVGQVEMAKKWMSMGLELAVKVPGMDMYRSCMEEYLGGFEKRLKGQEHDQSRAPGLS
- the LOC121745614 gene encoding FRIGIDA-like protein 3, whose translation is MEDNLSTGTLIDSTASKIQQLQKAFAELESHRAVTLNVKWKQLEEHFHGLQKSLKRRFTELEEQEKDFNTKIVESKEMLEKRKAAVMTNEQASLQRLQEKRDAAVSAIITAMGKCDTPLSVDSGLCNSENKMEAPGTEEKIPDTHVIAGNMDVMKRSVGCMNVVIKSYPELVKLCQEMNSEGLHKFISDNRKNLTALREEIPTALKAAADPASLVLDSLKGFYGTDMPNVDAKKDSNLLGLRRTCIMLMECLCSLFINLDANTISAFISENAKERAKLIAEDWQPKLDDLDADASNGNSLEAHAFLQLLATFGINSRFDQESLSKLIPMVSRRRQTAELCRFLGLSDKMPGVIDVLIKNGRHIDAVNLAFAFELTNQFPPISLLKSYLYEARKVPSPAKSGNVSPGASRQVDVNEKELTALKAVIKCIEDHKLEEQFPIDPLQKQLVEIEKAKADKKRATEVAKPQPKRPRANGVGHAPRAANDKNFHGRYPQYIYERPYAYTEHHVPSFMGAPTYNFSPSHGSFFPSPYQYQTAYLH